One Chanodichthys erythropterus isolate Z2021 chromosome 10, ASM2448905v1, whole genome shotgun sequence DNA segment encodes these proteins:
- the LOC137028195 gene encoding uncharacterized protein translates to MNLQRSGGTAATWYIWELSENSQLTNCNYKPYMNMKALYEPESHSYSWSQAAGVSGVDTHEVSVKERDSIIFHTGVQTNQQEEIKWYFNDIRVAQISGDLSKICTDVQCNEGTERFRDRLKLDHQTGSLTIINITDAHSGLYELKIISSNSSTDTAFSVSVSDVPAAELHETKEGESVTLDSGVKRKPNDSMTWYFNEILITEITGNQSKICTDVQCDERFRDRLTLDHQNGSLTITNTRNTDDGLYKLQIIINNSSFSIITVKRFNVTVTDSGLSSSVPDSGLSGVAAGIVVVVLLVAVVAAGVIYCRCRRYDSVPQNDNNLG, encoded by the exons atgaatctacagcggtcaggtggtacagcggccacatggtacatctgggagctttcagaaaactcccagcttacaaactgtaattacaAGCCCTACATGAACATGAAGGCTCTTTATGAGCCAGAATCTCATAGTTACA GCTGGAGTCAAGCAGCAG GTGTGTCTGGTGTGGATACACATGAAGTTTCAGTGAAAGAAAGAGATTCAATCATTTTTCACACTGGTGTTCAAACAAACCAACAAGAAGAGATTAAATGGTATTTTAATGACATTCGCGTCGCTCAGATCAGTGGAGATCTCAGTAAGATCTGTACAGATGTTCAGTGTAATGAAGGTActgagagattcagagacagactgaagctggatcatcagactggatctctgaccatcattaacatcacagacgcacactctgGACTTTATGAACTGAAGATcatcagcagcaacagcagcactGACACGGCCTTCAGTGTTTCTGTCAGTG ATGTTCCTGCTGCTGAACTACATGAAACGAAGGAAGGAGAATCTGTCACTTTAGATTCTGGTGTAAAAAGAAAGCCAAATGATTCGATGACGTGGTATTTTAATGAGATTCTCATCACTGAAATCACTGGAAATCAGAGTAAGATCTGTACAGATGTTCAGTGTGatgagagattcagagacagactgacgCTGGATCATCAGaatggatctctgaccatcacaaacaccagaaACACAGATGATGGACTCTATAAACTACAGATCATCATCAACAACAGCAGCTTTAGCATCATTACAGTGAAGAGATTCAATGTTACTGTCACTG ATTCCGGTCTGTCTTCATCTGTTCCAGATTCAGGTCTGTCAGGTGttgcagcaggaatagttgttgttgttctgcTGGTTGCAGTTGTAGCTGCTGGTGTGATATACTGTCGCTGCAGGAGATATGATTCAGTACCACAGAAT gacAATAACTTGGGATAA